The genomic window AAAGGTTACAAAACATAGTGTTTAAAAGTGTCCTCCCTGAGGCTTAGCACTGCTCGTTCTCTGGGCTTTTGCTGACAAATGACTAACTAGGGCAATTACAATAATATACACCTTTCCTGGCTGCAGTGAGAAATGAGCACAGGTACAAGCTCTGACACATTATTCAACTTCTATCCATCTTTGCCCTCAATATAACATTTGTCTTCAGAGTCAGTAGCTTTTTTCCGTTTCCCCAACTATGTTTACACTCTCATACATGAAAGGTAGTAAATGCTGCAAATCTATCAACAAAAACTGACAAGTACAGCTGATACACCAGAGACATATATCAGGTGTTTCACACACACGATGCTAAACATTAGATATCCCCACAATTATCTGTGTCATTTACACAAACTTAGTGAACCCGACAACAGACACAGGTGCCCTGCTTAATGGCTTGCAGTCCCTTATTATACAGGtagatgtttctgtgtgagtgcagattaaaaatgaattagCTTGTGTATCAGAGGAGAAGGAATCTGGGCAGCAATGGGCAGTGTGAGCAGTCCAAGCTCCTCAGTCAAATTAAAAAGGAGAGGGGAGGCCAAATGAGATTACAGGCAATAGAAAAGGGATGGGGGCTCCGCTCAACCCCTACTGTGCATGAAGGCCAGTACGCGCCTCACACAGTCCAGCTCCCACGGACACCCCATTCACACGCCCTTTTGACTCTGTCATGAAAACAGGCTGAAAGGGGATCTCTCCCAACCTAGACCGGGTGTGCACTTCAGGATATGGAAGGataggaaggagggaggaagcaaAGGAAGGCAAGTGGACAAGTGTGTCACTTTGGGAGTGATGAATGAAAAAGCTGGAGTTAGAGAAGTACCAACCACCAGTCATAGCCACCTTAAGCTGTGGTGGTGCTATTGGTGGATGCCTGGAGGAAGTGGGGGTTAAGGTGCTGTGGTGGGTGGTGGTGTATGGGATTTCAGCTCAGGGTGTTGGCGGAGGGGTGGCTggaaggagaggggggggagtTAAGGGAGTTTAGGGAATGCCAGCTCCGGGCAGAGCGGGGCTGTTGGGGCGCGAGTCGCTGGGCCCTTTGTGTGGATAATACAGTGTGACACAAGGGAAACAAAGGCAGATTGATGGGCTCAGCAGGTAGCAGAAGCAGCACTAGCCTTGGCTACCAGCCAGAGCTCCAGGGGCCCATGGCTCACAGGCCCCGGTTTTTTTGAGGGTCCAGCTCAGCGTGCCAGGGCAAGCAGGGATGCCCAACCTGAGAAGCATATGTCACCCAATCATATAAGGGTTCAGCAGGGACTCGAACAAAAAAGGACCCAGTCACTATTTCATTGCGTCGCATGTTTGTTCAGAAAGCCAAAAAACTGAAGTTTACCACTGATGAACCTTGCAGCAATGTGTTCACACCACAAAACATGGTGAACATAAAAAGGTTTATTTATTGACAAACTTTGTGTCACATTGAGGGTGGGAAAATATAGCTAGCCTCCAGCTAAACATTAGTAAACTTTGTCTGGGGTTTATAGTGTAGTCTGGTGGGGTCTTTGGCAGCGGAATCACTGTGGAATTTCTGGTCATTGTGGTCAGCAAAACACAAGTTGTATTATCTGGTCATGCTCTTACAAATTTAAAAAACTCACACAATTGTGAAGATCCTAAAATTCAGGCCACTCAAAGCGTTTGAGAAGTCAGCcagtcagtgtgttgttgtacatCTTTACCAGAGTTGGAGTGTAATGGGTAAACCATGGTAAGTGTGCTGTGATTGTGAAACAATGGTGTCTGGTTACATAATAAGCTGTTGCCTTCAAAGAAGGTGTAACTCTATCCCTTAgtgtaaaaaagaaacaggCTGACACTCTGCTAGATTTCACCATGAAGGCCCTGGGCTCTGAACAGTGATGGGTggatgggagggagggggttACAACATTCCTGAAACACTATCCAGATGCAAAGCAGCACACCTCAGGGATGACAGGAGGTCACTGAGATCCCACTGAGCGTAAGGCCCTCCTGACACTACCACAATAGGCTGATGTCACTGTAGGGACTCTGTTTTAAGGCTACTTCATGTGCTTCCTCATTCTTGATGATCATCAATGAGTATTTCTCTTGTTTTTCACAGTGACAGATGTCTGTACATAGATGTGCCCTCTCAAAGATGAAATGTTGTGTTAAAAGGTTTTAGCCTGAAGGTATCCCTTTCGTTACCTCTGTCTGGATGTTGGCAGCAGAAAAGTTTGCCTTGTCAATGACACAAGATTGACACTCTGCACAtgttcttcctgtctgtcttcatctgtctctTTCAGCAACCAGAGAGTCAGCATTCGTCCACGCCATAGCCTCAGCAGGCGTTGCATTTGCAGTGACACGCTCCTGCGCTGAAGGGACATCCACCATGTGTGGCTGCGACTCCCACCACAAGGGACCTCCCGGGGAGGGCTGGAAGTGGGGCGGCTGCAGTGAGGATGCAGAGTTCGGTGTGCTGGTGTCAAGAGAGTTTGCTGATGCCAGAGAGAATCGTCCAGATGCCCGATCAGCGATGAACCGGCACAACAACGAGGCAGGGCGCACGGTAAACACAGATTTCATTTTTGAGTATGTACAACATTGCGACTGTATGTGGACTACCAAAAACACAGACTAGAGATAGCTGGGTTTCACTGAAGTGGGGATGCATTGTCATGGTAGTCAGCCCCAGTCTGCAATACCTACAGTATATCTACCATCTATTAATGTTCCTGTCAAACACCTATTagtgctgtttgtttctgcatATTTATGTGTTTCTTTTCACTAAGGGTTAAACCTGAGAACAATATGAATTAAACAAAGGAATCATTGTTTCACAAAGCATTATTGTTTGGAGATACTAATTGTTCATATGACAGGCACGGATTTGTTGACTTGTCCACACATTTCTCAGTTTCCATCTCAAAATGAGCACACTTGACTTTGAATGACTGGTTAATTACTCATCTAAGAAACACTCCTGCCTGCCTTGCCCCCACACCTTGCCTTTCATGCCTTGCATCCCAATGAAAAAATCCCCAACAGTCAAATAGCCAGAATGTGCTGAGGGGGAAAAGATGGAATACAACTCTGACTTAACACATCACTGGCTGCTGTCACTGAAAAAAATAGGCTCTGGTCTGCTCGCTGAGGGGCACACAGAAAGACCACACGGCAACAAGACAGCCCTTTGATCAGAGCACACAGGAGCAGTCAGAGCGACCACAGGAGCTACGTGAACACCAGCACTGTCAGGAGTCTCTGCCGCTCCTCTCCACCTGGCCCTCTCACGCTCAATTATTTAGCCCTGAGGGGCCCAGGACTCTTAATGTCGGCATGACAAGCTCACAGTGTGATGTCACTACTATAGCGCCCCACCCCCGCCCCCCACCACCCTACCCCCTCACCCAGAGGTGCCATAGCCACCTGCCTTCCGCCCCAGCTGGGGGAATTCTGCACCTATATATAGCTGTTGAATTaaagtacaaacaaaaatatGCCCCACGGGAGCAAGCTTAAGATATGAACCAGTGACTTCAGAGAGaatgagcagcagcacacatccTCTGTACTTCACAGCTGCATGACACTTCAATAAATAGCAGCCAGTGGCTTATTGTTTTTCTTGGCCTGCTCTGCAAGTCTTTAGTGGTTTTGTTCGTCTGCATTTCTGAATTCCCTCTAAACATTTGACTCGAACAAGATTATGTTTGCTAGTGATGGCTCACAAAGCACTGAGTTGAAGTACATGCTAAATACACTTTAAAGGAAAGCTCCCAAAATCTGCCTTTGAGTGTCACATTCCCACTGCCAGAGGGCCCTGAGAGTTGAAAATGCTGTAAAAGACACATGTTTAGTGGAGAACTGCTAAAGATACATACAATTGGGTAATGAACTTGTTGCGTGTCATTTTAAAACGTATGTGAAAGTACAAGTCTAAAGTCCAAAGTGGAGGATTGGCCCCTGATAATGTCATTACATGGACATTAGTGAAGAAAACCAGCTCTGCACATTTAAGAACATGTCATAGATCTTGCTAGGGGTCTCCTCTGTGAGACAGTGACTCAAACAGGGGTCGTCTTCCAGGCTGTCTCTGCCATGTTTTAACTCAGCTGTATGTAGAAGGAGCAAAGTCCACTTGCCAGTATGTGCTCATAGACAGACCTCCCTGATAAACCCTGCAGACTGAAACATAACCACTAACATTCTAAAGTGTCTTCTGTTTCCAGACCATCCTGGACCACATGCACCTGCGCTGTAAATGCCACGGCCTCTCTGGAAGCTGTGAGGTGAAGACCTGTTGGTGGGCACAGCCAGACTTCCGAATGCTGGGCGACTACCTGAAGGATAAGTACGACAGCGCCTCAGAAATGGTGGTGGAGAAGCACCGTGAGTCACGAGGCTGGGTGGAGACCCTGCGGGTCAAGTATCCCTTCTTCAAGCACCCAACTGAGCGTGACCTGGTCTACTATGAGGGCTCACCCAACTTCTGTGAGCCAAACCCAGAGACGGGTTCATTCGGGACACGAGACCGTGTCTGTAACGTGTCGTCACACGGCATTGAGGGCTGCGACCTCCTGTGCTGCGGCCGGGGCCACAACACCCGGACTGAGAAACGCAAAGAGAAGTGCCACTGCATCTTCCACTGGTGCTGCTACGTCAGCTGTCaggagtgtgtgcgtgtctatGACGTACACACATGCAAGTGAGAGACGTGTACTTTCAAAATGATGGACCTTCAACTCCCCACCTCTGCACGACTTCCTCTGCTTCCCCAGACTCAAAAAACATCAGCACACAAATTACCTGAATGGGTAATGTCACATCAGTAAAGGACACttcacactttgtttttgtacaaATCCTGCACTAGAATCTCTCCTACCCCTACATCCACTTCCATGAGCAGAGTGTGCTGAGACTGATAGACTGCTCCTGTCATGGGAAGAGTTGTGCCCTGCTTCCTCATCCTGCAGCAAGTGGGCCATGATCAACACCCCTCCCCcctttgtctttatttatttccccCCTTCATGCCAACATGTTTGTGGCATGTACAGTAACACTTACCTGTGAGATTAATGCAGTAAAAAAACTTGTtgcttttgaataaaaaaagcatCTTCTAACTAACACCTCACTTCTCTGGCCTGTCTGGCCGGcttacctttttgttttttgtttttttgtttttttataaactaAACCAACCTCTACACCATCACTTAGTCTTAAGTGATACTGAACGCAACCCCAGGAAACCATCACTTTGTAActactgaactgaactgaaaacaGCAGGCAGGCGCTGGAAGTACCACAGTCCTGCCTTTTTGTAAACTACTGAGCTGATCAAATCCTCAGTGTTGCTCTTCCCGGCTGAGTGACTGCTGCACGGGGGAAGCCTGGAAGATATATATGCTACAGCCTGATTTTATAGCCCCACATTTCTGAAATATTACCATTGGGTTGGGACTTGAGGTATgcggggtgggggtggggggtgtacTGTATATGTAGGCACTACCCAGCTCCACATAACTCCAGGTGGTAAAAATTTGAGCATTGTTTACGTGAGCAAATTCTTCTTTACTGCAAGCCGGTAGTTCTTCATGAATGACAACCTTGTTTCTGCATTCGTGCAACGCATAAACGGCTCATGATTTCCACAGGTGTGATGCAACAAGCAGCTAACATTCAAACATGAGGAGAGAGATAGCATCCTGATTATATATGAGCGGGTAGAtcttttttttggctgtttCATTAATGGATTTATGCATTGAACTTGAAGCTTTAGCATGTGATGTTTTCTATCTAACTCCCCATGCATTCATTGGGTTCATCAAAGAGAATCTGTCTTTTAAATTTTGTAAAAAAGAGTGGTGAGAACAGGGTGAAACGTGTGATGACATGTGGAGACTACGAGgcattctgattggctgtcacaTCATTCTCCATGTTCTCCTTGACGTTTTTCAGAAACAACCCTGCTTTGCTATTTTCTAACAGAGATTTAGATTTAAGATCAGCTGATGTGTTGGTGGACAGAAACTTCTGATTTTGAGAACATGAAGCAGGAGACTTGGAAAACATCTGAATGATTTATGAGTGcgagatgtgtgtctgtgagaggcAGATGAGGATGGAAAGAAataaggatggatggatggatggatgacaaGCTGGCTCTTCACAATGGAGGAATAAACTGCGAGAGGTTTCCACACAACAAGTTCTGACAGTCCCAACTGCTTCCTATTAATTAtattcaacaacaacaagacaaGTTACCTTGTAGTGTATAGGCTGTCCTCTCTTTGTGACATAGCTTATCATTTGCGTCATCTTCTACACAGCCCTCCTTATCTGGGTTTACCTGTCAGTGTGTAGCCCCTAGCCCCCCTTCCCCCCTCTCCACACAcccactcagacacacacacacacacacacagtttccccGCTATATCCAAAGTTTTGTACAAATGTTTAAAAGTGAATAATtccctttttattttataatcgtaaatgttatgtttttataaatattatttattatacaaTGTATATATCTGTATGACTGAACTAAGATTATATATTTGAAGAACAAAACTTGTCGCATGTTTCttgctacacacacaccttttctcCATTGCAGGCTTTAACAACACCGAACACTCCAGTTAAAAATGGAGTACcggtatatatatttttgtaaacAAATCCCAAGAAAACATGGAATCCTGTTCAACAGAGCTCCACAGTTTCCCAGaaactattaaaaacacatcaaagtgTTGCCAAACGGTTGCATTGGATATTTTCCTTCATTACCAGataaactataaataaagaGCAGATAAACTGTTTTGGGGGAAAGTCTTTAAAAATGGAAATATCTATTTATTTTACCTTCAAAATGAGACATTGCCACATGCAGAGGTGCTTCGTTTCAAAGGATTTGTTAGCACTAAGACAATTAATGCTATTCATAAAGCATATTTCATGTATAGGATAATAAAGGGCATACAAGTGAACAAACTCTTAACACTTAATTTAACCTAGTTTCTgttaatatttatttcatttcactcataaaatatatacagaagaaaacaacatttcCAGTTTTAGCAGGTCATAGGTAGGAGGTCCTAAAAAGTACATTGTGGGTGCAGTTCCTTTCACACAGACATACTGTAAATGGATGGCATACTGTGCAGCGTTTTTCTTGCTAAACTGTATTGCTCAACACAGAAGCTGTGGAGGTTAACCGCGAAGTCTGAATAGGCTCATTTTGTTAGGAGATGACAAATCTATCATCATTAGACAGTAATTAAGCCAAGTTATAATTATgagaaacattttaatgatttcAACAAATGTGAGAAGAACACTTGATAATAAACATAAGAacatgtgatttattttgttgttagaGGGTGCAGAGAGAGATCTGGGACAAACAGAACCGCTTCTGAATTACATCACTATATTTGTGTATACAAACCTTTTTGTGAAATATAATGAGCTTCTCGGTAACTTCCCTTTAAATCATTTGTAAGTTATATCCCACAGATTTCTTAATAGAAAAAAGAAGTGTTAAATAACACACCTTTGTTTAAACAACAGTATTTATAACTAGTGTTTAAACATGCACATCTATTTGCCTTAGTTTTTTAATTATGACTAGAGTCACCACAAAGAGCTGTATGTGCAGATAACAACCATCAACACTGTTTATTAACTAGCACTGAACATAGTGTTGAATAGGAAAGGGCTGCCTAGTTGGAGTCTGCCGCAGAAAACTGCAGTGCAGAGACAGCCGCTCAGAGCTTCGGGGATGGAAAGGAAGGATGCAGGCTTCTGTTCCTCCGCAACTGAGTGAAAAGAGACAAATAAAAGTGAGAAGAGACGGCAGACAAAGGAGACATGCTGCCACAAGAGAGCACCTGTCTAGTCGACCTATTTTTAGGCATGCTGTGCACCAACTATACCATAAGTCTCTGAGGCTGTGATGAAGTAAAGCTCCTGCAGCAAGTTGAAAAGTTGTTTATCATTTTAGATAGGCCGCCCTCATGGGATGTATTTCATGTAGGATTAGCAAGTTAGCAAGTTCCAGATAACATTTTGAAA from Parambassis ranga chromosome 19, fParRan2.1, whole genome shotgun sequence includes these protein-coding regions:
- the wnt3 gene encoding proto-oncogene Wnt-3; protein product: MDLYLIGYLMCVWLSSSRVLGGYPIWWSLALGQQYSSLGSQPILCGSIPGLVPKQLRFCRNYIEIMPSVAEGVKLGIQECQHQFRGRRWNCTTIKDNLAIFGPVLDKATRESAFVHAIASAGVAFAVTRSCAEGTSTMCGCDSHHKGPPGEGWKWGGCSEDAEFGVLVSREFADARENRPDARSAMNRHNNEAGRTTILDHMHLRCKCHGLSGSCEVKTCWWAQPDFRMLGDYLKDKYDSASEMVVEKHRESRGWVETLRVKYPFFKHPTERDLVYYEGSPNFCEPNPETGSFGTRDRVCNVSSHGIEGCDLLCCGRGHNTRTEKRKEKCHCIFHWCCYVSCQECVRVYDVHTCK